The genomic segment AGCATGACGCGGCGGGCCGGCGGCCAGGCCGAATCCGATCCCAACATGCAGGCCATCCTCGATGCCGGCGCGCCGGTGGCGACCATCGTCGGCAAGTCGTGGGATTTTCACGTCACCCATGCGCTGGAGACGACGCTGGCCGAGAACCTGGCCATGATCGCAGACACCATCGCGTACCTGCGCCCGCGGCTGGCGGAAGTCATCTACGACGCCGAGCACTTCTTCGACGGCTTCCGGGCCAACCGCGAGTACGCGCTGGCCACCCTGCGCGCGGCCGCCGAGGCCGGCGCGCGCTGGATCGTGCTCTGCGACACCAACGGCGGCACGCTGCCGTCCGCCCTGGTGGAGATCATCCGCGAGGTCAAGGGCGCGCTGTCCACACCGCTCGGCATCCACGTCCACAACGATGCCGAGTGCGCCGTGGCCAACTCGCTGGCCGCCGTGCTGGAGGGCGTGAATCAGGTCCAGGGCACGATCAACGGCTTCGGGGAGCGCTGCGGCAACGCCAACCTGGTCTCCATCATCCCCAGCCTGGTGCTCAAGCTGAAGCTCCCGTGCGTGCCCGAGGCCAACCTGCGCGAGCTCCGCGAGCTGTCCCGGTTCACCGCCGAGCTGGCCAATCGCAAGCCCTGGTCCTCTCAGCCCTATGTGGGCGACTCGGCCTTCGCCCACAAGGGCGGCATGCACGTCTCGGCCGTGCTCAAGCACCCCGACACGTACGAGCACGTCGCTCCCGGGGCGGTGGGCAACCAGCGGCGCGTGCTGGTCTCGGAGCTGGCCGGCAAGTCCAACATCCTCTGGAAAGCGCGGGAATTCGGGATCGATCTCGACCGCGACACTCCGGACTCGCGGCGGATCCTCGACGAGATCAAGATCCTGGAGGATCAGGGGTACTTGTTCGAAGGGGCCGAGGCCTCGTTCGAGCTGCTGATGGAGCGCGCCCTGGGCCGCTACCGGCCGTACTTCGAGCTCGAGGCCTATCGGGTGATCGTGGAAGAGCAGAACAGCCAGGGCGAGCCGGTCGCCGAGGCCACCGTGCGGGTGCGGGTCAAAGGCATCCTGGAGCACACCGCGGCGTCCGGCAACGGCCCCGTGAACGCGCTCGACCACGCCCTGCGCAAGGCGCTCGAGGAGTTCTACCCCGGCCTCAAGGAGATGCGCCTGCTCGACTACAAGGTGCGGATCCTGGACGAGGCCAAGGCGACCGCCGCCAAGACCCGCGTCCTCATCACCTCGGGCGACGGGCGCGAGACGTGGGGCACCGTGGGCGTCGCCGACAACATCATCGAGGCGTCCTGGCGGGCGCTGGTCGACTCCATCGACTACAAGCTGCGCGCCGACGCCAGACGCCCGGCCGCCGGCTGACGGCGCGTCAGATTCCGCGCGAGCGGCGCCAGGCGCGGACCTGGTCGCCGTGCTCCTTGTAGTGATGGGCGGTCGTGCTATCCACGATCTGCCACGCGGTCTTCCCCGGCTGGTACCGTTCGCCGGGCACCGCCATGGCCGCGTGCATGAAATCCTCGTGGGAGCGGTCCAGGTCCAGCATCACCTGGGCGACCGGCTTGTCCTTGACGGCGGCGGCGAAGTTGGCGTTCCAGCCGTCGACATCGTCGTAGCTGCTGCCTTCGGGAATCGGCCGCTCGCCCCGGGCCAGCCGCCGCAGCGCCGGCGCCATTTCCCGATGCCAGCCCGACATGTGGCCCACGATTTCGCGCACGCTCCAGATGCCCAGCCACCGCTCGCTCATCTGCTCCTCGTTCAGGCCGCGCAGGGCCTCGTGAAAGGCCTGGTACTCCCGGGCGGCCGCCTGCAGCAGGTCCTCCTTGGTCTTCACGGTGTGCTCCTTTCGCCGCGTGCCTACGGGGCCAGCCGCTTGTAGAAGAGCAGTTCGCGGTAGCCCTGGGGCAGGTTGTCGATGTGCCCGGACGGCGCGAAGCCCAGCGCCGTGTGCATGCGGATGGCTGGCGCGTTCGTCTCTTCGGCCGACGAGAACAGCCGCGGGCTCGGCGACATCCGCTCGACCGCCTGGAAGAGGGCGCGGGCGACACCGCGCCGGCGCAGGTCTTCCCGGACGCAGACCAGCGACACCAGCGTGCACTGGAACCAGTCGGTCCGGTACGCCAGCACGCCCGCCACATGGGCGTCGTCTTCGGCGACCAGCAGGTGATGCTGCTCCACGTGCGAGCGGATCACCGGGCCGGCCCGCTCCGGCCCGATGGCCTGGACGGCCAGCGCCATGACGCCGGCGAGGTCGGTCTGGTCCGGCTGCCGGATCACCATGGGGCCCAGTGTACCGCCGGCGGCCAGCCGCCCTGGCTCAGTAAGTGCCGGGGCGCACCTGCTTGTAGAGCTCCTTGAGCTTGTCCACGGTGAAGTCCGGGGCCTGGCAGCACGCGATGATCTTCCGCTCGTCGGCGTCGACCTTGGCCACCCCCTCGGGGATCCTGGGGGCCAGCTCGGGGGGAACGGTGACCACGCCGTGGTGGTCGGCGTGGATCAGGTCGCCGGGCTTCACCCACAGGCCGCCGACCTTGACGGGCAGGCCGAAGTCCACCATGTGGACCCAGGCGTGGGAGACGGACACGTGAGCGGCGGCGAACTGGAAGCCCAGCGCCCGCACCTCGTCCAGGTCGCGCACGGACCCGTCGGTGACCACGCCCACGCACCCGAGGGCCCGGTGGATGTTGGCCTGGACCTCTCCCCACTGCGCGCCCTGGCCGCGCGGATCGTCCAGGTCGTGGACGACCACGACGCGCGGAGCCGGGATGGATAGCACGTACTCCCACCAGGCGAACGTGCTCGAGCGGTGACCCTGCAGCGGCTGAGGCTCGGCACGGATGAGCGCCGTCACTGCGTAGCCCACCAGGGGACCCAGGTCGGGGAACAGACACCGGATGTCGGACGACATGAAGCCCTGGTGGCGGGGCCGCACGTCGAACGTCTCGATGGCATTGGCCACCGTGGGACTGGAGATCTTCTTGAGGGCATCGATCACGTCCACCTCCTGAAGGTGTGGTTCGTCAGATGGTGTCCTTGCGCTTCTGGATGAGGATCTCCCGCAGCAGCCGCACGGCCTCTTCGACCTGACTCAGATTGGGATTGATGGTCAGGGCTCGCTCGAAGTATCCGAGCGCTGTCTCGGGTTGACCCAGTCGCATGAAGATCATGCCGTAGCCGCTGAGGGCGCCGAAGTGATAGGGATTGCGTCTCATGACCTCGTCGCAATCGGCGAGGGAGCGCTCGTAATCACCCAGCAGGTAGTAGAGCGTGGCGCGTTTGTTCCACCCCTCGGCGAAGTCCGGGCGTCGCTGGATGATGCGAGAGAACGTCTGCACGGCCGCCTCGGCCTCGTGCGCGGTCATCTGCTCCACTCCCCGGGCGAACAGCCGGTCGATCTCCGCGTCGCCGGAGCGGCTCCAGATCTCCCACATGGAGGCCTCGCTCGACGCTCGCACCTCGGCGTCGGTGTCCCGCAGCGCCCGCACGAGGCTGGGCAGGTCGTCCATGGTGCCGGTCCGTCCCAGGCCCCGGGCGCCGCGTTGCCGGGCCTCCGCGCTCGTGCGGTCGCCGAGGTCGGCGAGGTCGCGCGCACGATCGGCGCCCGCTGCGGCCGGCGCCACGAGGAGCAGCGCGGCGACGAGCCCGAGGACGCCGGCCAGGGTCACGGCGTGTAGACCTCGTTCACGCCGGTGGCGGCGAACATCGGCTCACGCCCCCCACCCGGCACGTAGATGCGGCCGTCGAGCACGGCGGCGCCGATGCCGTGGCGCGGCGTGGGCATCGGGGCTTTGGCGATCCACCGGTTGCCAGCGGGCTCGTACATCTCGGTGGCGTTGAAGATCCTGAACGGCGCCTCGCCCCCGAACACGAAGATCCGGTCGGCCAGCACCGCGGCGGCCAGGCCGCCGCGCGCGGTGGGCAGCGGCGGTCCGGTCTGCCAGCTGTCGGTTGCCGGGTCGTAGACTTCGACGTTGTCGAACTGCTGGCCCATGAACGACGTCCGCCCCCCGACGGCCCATATCCGCCCCTGAAACGCCACCGCGGCGAAGTGATCGCGCGCCGTCGGCATCGGGTTGGCCGCGGTCCACCGGTTGCTCGCGACGTCGTACACCTCGTGGACGCCGGTGGTGTCGTCTCCGGTTCCGCCCAGGGCGTGGATGCGTCCGCCCAGGACCACTGCGGCCAGGGCGCCTCGCGGCGTGGGCAGGGGCGCGCGTGTGCTCCACGCATTGCGCTCCGCATCGTACTCGTACACCGTCGGGACGGCGGTCCAGCTCATGCGGCCGCCCGTGTAGCCTCCGAGGACGAAGAGCCGGCCGTCGACCACGACGGCCGCGGCGTGGTGAGTGGCCTCCGGCAGGGGCGCCTTCGTGGCCCATTCGTTCGTCGTGGGGTCGTAGGCCTCCACCGTGATCATCGGGAGGGCCGAAGGCCCGAAGCCGCCGATGACGTAGACGAGATTGTCGAGGGCCGCGACGGCGACCTCCTGGCGTGGGGTCGGCATGGGGGCCAGCGTGGTCCACGCGCCGGGCGAGGTGACGTCCAGCGGCGCGGGGGAGTCCGTGGTCGCGCCCAGGCAGCCGGCGACACCGGCCGCCAGCAACACGGCGCCGGCGAACGATGGCAGCCTCATCGGCCCACGAGGGCCAGGAAGGCCCCCTCGTCGAGGACAGGAACGCCCAGGCGCTTGGCGTCGTCCAGCTTGTTTCCGGGAGACTCGCCGGCGACCACGTAATCCGTCTTTTTCGACACCGATGTCGTCACGCGACCTCCTAGCTGCTCGACCAGCTCACGCGCCGTCTCGCGCGGGAGATTCGCGAGCGTGCCGGTCAGCACGAACGTCTTGCCCTCGAGTGGCCGGGGACCGGCGTCCTCGGGGGCCGTGTCGCCCAGGGCCACGCCCGCCCGTCGGAGCTTCTCGATGACGTCACGGTTGGCCGGGTCGTCGAAGAACTTGCGCACGGACTGCGCGATCTGGGGGCCGATCCCGCGCACCTCGGCCAGCTCGTCGGCCGAGGCCGACAGGAGCCGAGCCATGCTGCCGAACCGCCGGGCGAGCAGCGCCGCCGCCCGCTCGCCGACCATGCGGATCCCCAGGCCGTTCAGGAGCCGCGCCAGGCCGCGGCTCTTCGAGGCCTGAATGGCGCCGACCAGGTTCTGCGCCGATTTCTCGGCGAAGCGCTCCAGCCGGGCCACCTGCTCGGCGGTGAGATCGTAGAGGTCGGCGAAGTTGCGCACGAGGCCCGTGTCCACGAGCTGGTCGACGGCGGCCTCGCCCAGTCCCTCGATGTCCATGGCGTGGCGAGAGCCGAAGTGCCGGAGGCGCTCCTTGAGCTGCGCCGGGCAGGCGCTGTTCAAGCACCGCCAGTGCGCCTCGCCCGGCAGCCGCGCCGCCGCGTGGCCACAGACGGGACAGCGCTCCGGAAAGACGTAGGGCCGGGTCTTCTCCGGACGCCGGGACATGACGACCTGGACGACGTAGGGGATCACGTCGCCGGCGCGCTCGATGAGGACGGTGTCCCCCACACGGATGTCCTTGCGGCGCACCTCGTCTTCGTTGTGCAGGCTGACGTTGCGGATCGTCACGCCGGCCAGCTCCACCGGCTCCAGCTTGGCCACGGGCGTCAGCGCGCCCGTCTTGCCGACGTTGACGTCGATGGCGAGCACGGTGGTGGTGGCCTGGCGCGCGGTGAACTTGTAGGCGATCGCCCACCGGGGATGATGACTGGTGGAGCCGAGGTGGAGCTGGTGCTCGAGGCTGTCGACCTTCACCACGGCGCCGTCGGCGTCGTAGCCCAGGCTGTCGCGATCGGCCTCCAGGCGCGCGCAGTAAACCAGCACGGCCTCGATGTCGGGACAGCGCTCCGTGCGCGGATTGACGCGGAAGCCCGCCTCGCGCAGCGCGTCCAGCGTCTCGCTGTAGGAGGGAAAGCCCAGGTCACGCGCCCGGCTGACGTGGTACAGGAAGATCGCCAGCGGGCGTCGAGCCGTGACCGCCGGATCCTTCTGGCGGAGCGACCCCGCGGCGGCGTTGCGGGGGTTGGCGAAGGTCGGCTCGCCGGATTCCTCCAACGCCCGGTTCAGCGCCGCGAAGTCCTCGCCGGGCATGTAGACCTCGCCGCGCACCTCCACCTCGTCGGCCTCGGCCAGGCGCCCGCGCAACACCATGGGCAGGCTGCGGACGGTGCGGAGGTTCGCGGTGATCTCTTCGCCCACCCGGCCGTCGCCCCGGGTGGCGCCGCGCGCGAGACGGCCCCGGCGGTAGAGCAAGGCCACGCCCAACCCGT from the Candidatus Methylomirabilota bacterium genome contains:
- the cimA gene encoding citramalate synthase, whose product is MARLITIYDTTLRDGTQGEGVSFSMEDKVRLASRFDAFGIHYIEGGWPGSNPKDLRFFRRMQDVPLKHAKLAAFSMTRRAGGQAESDPNMQAILDAGAPVATIVGKSWDFHVTHALETTLAENLAMIADTIAYLRPRLAEVIYDAEHFFDGFRANREYALATLRAAAEAGARWIVLCDTNGGTLPSALVEIIREVKGALSTPLGIHVHNDAECAVANSLAAVLEGVNQVQGTINGFGERCGNANLVSIIPSLVLKLKLPCVPEANLRELRELSRFTAELANRKPWSSQPYVGDSAFAHKGGMHVSAVLKHPDTYEHVAPGAVGNQRRVLVSELAGKSNILWKAREFGIDLDRDTPDSRRILDEIKILEDQGYLFEGAEASFELLMERALGRYRPYFELEAYRVIVEEQNSQGEPVAEATVRVRVKGILEHTAASGNGPVNALDHALRKALEEFYPGLKEMRLLDYKVRILDEAKATAAKTRVLITSGDGRETWGTVGVADNIIEASWRALVDSIDYKLRADARRPAAG
- a CDS encoding ClbS/DfsB family four-helix bundle protein encodes the protein MKTKEDLLQAAAREYQAFHEALRGLNEEQMSERWLGIWSVREIVGHMSGWHREMAPALRRLARGERPIPEGSSYDDVDGWNANFAAAVKDKPVAQVMLDLDRSHEDFMHAAMAVPGERYQPGKTAWQIVDSTTAHHYKEHGDQVRAWRRSRGI
- a CDS encoding GNAT family N-acetyltransferase, translating into MVIRQPDQTDLAGVMALAVQAIGPERAGPVIRSHVEQHHLLVAEDDAHVAGVLAYRTDWFQCTLVSLVCVREDLRRRGVARALFQAVERMSPSPRLFSSAEETNAPAIRMHTALGFAPSGHIDNLPQGYRELLFYKRLAP
- a CDS encoding RraA family protein encodes the protein MIDALKKISSPTVANAIETFDVRPRHQGFMSSDIRCLFPDLGPLVGYAVTALIRAEPQPLQGHRSSTFAWWEYVLSIPAPRVVVVHDLDDPRGQGAQWGEVQANIHRALGCVGVVTDGSVRDLDEVRALGFQFAAAHVSVSHAWVHMVDFGLPVKVGGLWVKPGDLIHADHHGVVTVPPELAPRIPEGVAKVDADERKIIACCQAPDFTVDKLKELYKQVRPGTY
- a CDS encoding tetratricopeptide repeat protein → MTLAGVLGLVAALLLVAPAAAGADRARDLADLGDRTSAEARQRGARGLGRTGTMDDLPSLVRALRDTDAEVRASSEASMWEIWSRSGDAEIDRLFARGVEQMTAHEAEAAVQTFSRIIQRRPDFAEGWNKRATLYYLLGDYERSLADCDEVMRRNPYHFGALSGYGMIFMRLGQPETALGYFERALTINPNLSQVEEAVRLLREILIQKRKDTI
- a CDS encoding kelch repeat-containing protein — translated: MRLPSFAGAVLLAAGVAGCLGATTDSPAPLDVTSPGAWTTLAPMPTPRQEVAVAALDNLVYVIGGFGPSALPMITVEAYDPTTNEWATKAPLPEATHHAAAVVVDGRLFVLGGYTGGRMSWTAVPTVYEYDAERNAWSTRAPLPTPRGALAAVVLGGRIHALGGTGDDTTGVHEVYDVASNRWTAANPMPTARDHFAAVAFQGRIWAVGGRTSFMGQQFDNVEVYDPATDSWQTGPPLPTARGGLAAAVLADRIFVFGGEAPFRIFNATEMYEPAGNRWIAKAPMPTPRHGIGAAVLDGRIYVPGGGREPMFAATGVNEVYTP
- the ligA gene encoding NAD-dependent DNA ligase LigA is translated as MHRGEAAQRIAELRERIHHHDYLYYVEARPEIADAEYDALVRELRELEAEFPDLVTPDSPTQRVSGQPVDAFKPVEHVQAMLSLDNATTPEQLREFEARLTRVLPGARFSYVCEPKVDGLGVALLYRRGRLARGATRGDGRVGEEITANLRTVRSLPMVLRGRLAEADEVEVRGEVYMPGEDFAALNRALEESGEPTFANPRNAAAGSLRQKDPAVTARRPLAIFLYHVSRARDLGFPSYSETLDALREAGFRVNPRTERCPDIEAVLVYCARLEADRDSLGYDADGAVVKVDSLEHQLHLGSTSHHPRWAIAYKFTARQATTTVLAIDVNVGKTGALTPVAKLEPVELAGVTIRNVSLHNEDEVRRKDIRVGDTVLIERAGDVIPYVVQVVMSRRPEKTRPYVFPERCPVCGHAAARLPGEAHWRCLNSACPAQLKERLRHFGSRHAMDIEGLGEAAVDQLVDTGLVRNFADLYDLTAEQVARLERFAEKSAQNLVGAIQASKSRGLARLLNGLGIRMVGERAAALLARRFGSMARLLSASADELAEVRGIGPQIAQSVRKFFDDPANRDVIEKLRRAGVALGDTAPEDAGPRPLEGKTFVLTGTLANLPRETARELVEQLGGRVTTSVSKKTDYVVAGESPGNKLDDAKRLGVPVLDEGAFLALVGR